In a genomic window of Dyadobacter fermentans DSM 18053:
- a CDS encoding sodium:solute symporter family protein: MNNTTDTIVILVFSAFVMGIGMLFARTGRNLKSFFAGGEAVPWFIGGLSLFMSFFSAGTFVAWGSIAYKHGWVAITIQWTMCIGALITALYLAPRWKRTGALTAAEFIRERLGLSVQKTYIFIFTLVSVFIKGSVLYPVAKLVSASLDLPLVPCTIGLGLFMIAYTAVGGLWAVMVTDILQFVVLSAAVFILLPLSFNKVGGWEGFTNNIPDDFFNLLNGEYTLGFVAAFVIYHICYIGGNWTMVQRYTSVDSEKSAKKVAFLFAGLYLISPVIWMFPPMIYKAINPALTGLDTENAYLMICKLVLPPGLLGLMLTGMYFSTSASANTALNVVSAVFTNDIYKGMVNPAASDRQLIRVARGSSWFFGLGMIGIALLVPAAGGIVEVVLSISAISGGPLLAPPLWALFSKRLNGRITLWITGIGLCVNLFFKTLAPLLLDFKLSRGMETIVGVGLPLLLLLAYELWARSKNKVADEFTSYMHSKDQRKQEATAVDAEEAFEIKKQNRFGLQVIAGALLFTAVMLFILSVLTTDGKMVTAGVATVVLISAAIPFSAARKVVLVREDETRVAA; encoded by the coding sequence ATGAACAATACCACCGATACCATTGTCATTCTCGTTTTCTCCGCATTCGTGATGGGCATTGGGATGCTTTTTGCCCGGACGGGGCGCAATTTGAAATCATTCTTCGCCGGCGGTGAGGCCGTGCCATGGTTCATTGGCGGGCTCTCGCTTTTTATGAGCTTCTTCTCGGCGGGCACCTTCGTGGCGTGGGGTTCCATTGCCTACAAGCACGGCTGGGTGGCCATCACCATTCAATGGACAATGTGCATCGGCGCGCTCATTACCGCCCTTTACCTTGCGCCGCGCTGGAAACGCACCGGCGCATTAACCGCCGCAGAGTTCATTCGCGAGCGGCTCGGACTGTCGGTGCAGAAGACCTATATCTTCATTTTTACACTTGTTTCAGTGTTTATCAAAGGTTCGGTGCTGTACCCGGTTGCCAAGCTGGTGAGCGCTTCGCTGGACTTGCCGCTTGTGCCTTGTACCATTGGTTTGGGGCTTTTTATGATTGCCTACACCGCTGTGGGCGGACTGTGGGCGGTGATGGTGACGGACATTCTGCAATTTGTGGTGCTGTCGGCGGCGGTGTTCATCCTGCTGCCACTGTCGTTCAACAAAGTGGGCGGCTGGGAAGGCTTCACCAACAACATCCCCGATGACTTTTTCAACCTGCTCAATGGCGAATACACCCTGGGCTTCGTGGCCGCATTTGTGATTTACCACATTTGCTACATCGGCGGCAACTGGACGATGGTGCAGCGCTACACGAGTGTGGATAGTGAAAAATCCGCCAAAAAAGTGGCGTTCCTTTTCGCTGGCCTGTACCTGATCAGTCCGGTGATCTGGATGTTCCCGCCGATGATCTACAAGGCCATTAACCCCGCACTCACCGGCCTGGACACCGAAAACGCCTACCTCATGATCTGCAAGCTCGTGCTCCCTCCCGGCTTGCTCGGGCTGATGCTCACGGGCATGTACTTCTCCACCTCCGCCAGCGCCAACACGGCATTGAACGTCGTATCCGCGGTTTTCACGAATGACATTTATAAAGGGATGGTCAACCCCGCCGCCTCCGACCGCCAGCTCATCCGTGTAGCGCGGGGCTCGTCGTGGTTTTTCGGGCTGGGCATGATCGGCATCGCATTGCTGGTACCGGCCGCGGGCGGCATTGTGGAAGTAGTGCTCAGCATATCGGCCATCTCGGGCGGGCCGCTGCTAGCGCCGCCGCTTTGGGCCTTGTTTTCCAAACGCCTCAACGGCCGAATCACGCTATGGATCACGGGAATCGGGCTTTGCGTGAATTTGTTTTTCAAAACCCTCGCCCCGCTCCTGCTGGATTTCAAACTGTCGCGCGGGATGGAAACGATTGTGGGCGTAGGGCTGCCGCTGCTGCTTTTGCTCGCCTACGAACTTTGGGCACGCTCTAAAAACAAGGTGGCTGATGAATTCACCAGCTACATGCATTCCAAAGACCAGCGCAAACAGGAAGCCACCGCTGTGGATGCCGAAGAAGCATTTGAGATCAAAAAGCAAAACCGCTTCGGCTTGCAGGTAATCGCCGGCGCATTGCTATTCACAGCAGTGATGTTATTTATCCTGAGCGTGTTGACAACCGACGGAAAGATGGTAACGGCAGGTGTGGCAACGGTGGTGCTGATTTCCGCAGCGATACCGTTTTCCGCGGCGCGGAAGGTGGTGCTGGTGCGGGAAGACGAGACGCGGGTTGCCGCGTAG
- a CDS encoding UPF0175 family protein, whose translation MKALTINLPESLESEEFEIKMLLAGQLYERGKVSVGQAADIVGISKKAFVEIMGRFGFSLFSDSLEDLKSDIANA comes from the coding sequence ATGAAAGCATTGACCATCAATTTACCGGAGTCACTGGAATCAGAAGAATTTGAAATAAAAATGCTTCTGGCCGGTCAGCTTTATGAGCGTGGCAAGGTAAGTGTTGGTCAGGCGGCTGACATCGTCGGCATCAGTAAAAAGGCTTTCGTCGAAATCATGGGAAGGTTTGGATTTTCCCTATTTAGCGATTCGCTGGAAGACTTGAAAAGTGATATTGCCAATGCGTGA
- a CDS encoding trans-sulfuration enzyme family protein, with product MKKQTKAIRTQTGKTKYREHSTPLFLTSSFTFESAEQGKALFEETEEGNIYSRFSNPSVQEFVDKVCMLEGLEDGVATATGMAAVFASMAALLKSGDHILACRALFGSAHQIIAQILPKWGITHTYLDATATEEEWEAAVQPNTRMIYLETPSNPGLDLVDLAMIGRIAKKHSIIFNVDNCFASPALQTPADFGADLVLHSATKFMDGQGRVLGGVVVGKKEYIKDLRFFCRQTGPSMSPFNAWVLSKSLETLSLRMEKHSSNALALAAALDKHPDVKAVKYPFLESHPQHTLAKQQMKAGGAVVTIELEGGFERVAAFMDALEIASLSSNLGDTRTIVTNPNTTTHAKLKPEEKAALGITEGLIRISVGLEDVEDLIEDFTNAVEVSVKSDILE from the coding sequence ATGAAAAAACAGACCAAAGCGATACGTACCCAAACAGGCAAAACCAAGTATCGCGAGCATTCGACTCCCCTCTTCCTGACCAGCAGCTTCACTTTTGAAAGCGCGGAGCAGGGCAAAGCGCTTTTTGAAGAAACCGAAGAAGGCAACATTTACAGCCGGTTCTCCAATCCGAGCGTGCAGGAATTTGTGGATAAGGTGTGTATGCTGGAAGGTCTGGAAGACGGCGTGGCCACGGCCACCGGTATGGCGGCGGTGTTTGCAAGCATGGCGGCATTGCTGAAAAGCGGCGACCACATCCTGGCGTGTCGCGCATTGTTCGGCTCGGCGCACCAGATTATCGCGCAGATTTTGCCAAAATGGGGCATTACCCACACTTACCTCGACGCTACTGCCACCGAGGAAGAATGGGAAGCAGCCGTACAACCCAACACCCGGATGATCTACCTCGAAACTCCTTCCAACCCTGGTTTGGACCTTGTGGACCTCGCGATGATCGGCCGCATTGCCAAAAAACACAGCATTATATTCAATGTAGATAACTGCTTTGCCTCGCCCGCACTGCAAACCCCGGCCGATTTCGGCGCCGACCTCGTGCTGCATTCCGCCACGAAGTTTATGGACGGCCAGGGCCGCGTTTTGGGTGGTGTGGTTGTAGGTAAAAAAGAATATATCAAAGACTTACGCTTTTTCTGTCGCCAAACCGGCCCATCCATGTCGCCATTCAATGCATGGGTTTTAAGCAAAAGCCTTGAAACACTTAGTCTGAGAATGGAAAAGCATTCGTCCAATGCATTGGCGCTGGCCGCTGCCCTGGACAAGCACCCCGACGTAAAAGCGGTAAAATACCCATTCCTGGAATCGCACCCGCAGCACACGCTGGCGAAACAGCAAATGAAAGCCGGCGGAGCGGTAGTTACCATCGAACTTGAAGGCGGCTTCGAACGCGTAGCGGCATTCATGGACGCATTGGAGATCGCATCGCTATCGTCCAACCTCGGCGACACCCGCACGATCGTCACCAACCCGAACACCACGACCCATGCCAAATTGAAGCCGGAAGAAAAAGCCGCGCTGGGCATTACCGAAGGTTTAATACGCATTTCGGTTGGTTTGGAAGACGTTGAGGACCTGATCGAGGATTTCACAAATGCTGTGGAGGTGTCGGTGAAAAGTGATATATTGGAGTAG
- a CDS encoding glycoside hydrolase family 2 protein, with product MKRLTLLASSLLLTLTCTQLAAQPGAAQPNAAQPNAAQPGAAQQNAPRYHIRQHDAIPLHGEWWFLLDPAGLGMANEWYKGINAQESRQDKVTVPHCFSTDRRYEFYSGMAWYRKNFAWKKTTGKRVILHFDGAYYQTNVWVNGQKVGEHEGGYTPFSFDVTEQLKDGDNLLVVAVDNDTWKTNTIPGIKDTGNVNDGFIGWVNYGGIIRPVYLTIEPEVYAENVKIEPIPDLAKGTAVVKAKIRVRNASGAAATPKMAFVVSQETKPLPLKWKTNAASIPAGRTAILEAEATLTAAQTKLWDLDQPNLYELKTIVGTDTLASNFGIREVKVSGTQILLNGKPIKVGGGNRVIDYPGLGSVEPDWLIEKDFKLMKEAGMEFQRLTHYTPSEYFYDLADRYGMLIITEAGNWQLTPKQMDNDSMRTKFRSQFREMAERDWNHPSVIAYSVGNEYQSTTASGQRWTKDMIAYARELDPTRLYTFATMLLNRLPAKPEDEASQYVDFVSTNTYGGHAKSLDHINKLYPNKPVFISEWGTRSDGKGGEAGQAQHLSDVMVEIRKRPFVVGASWWTYNDYRSKLFGTNVNGFRPWGIVGPERQERLAYPVHQKEFSHVIVEKASFKTGDQGVHQLVLKVTSRGDFPARPIKNYTMNVGETSIALPEINPGESKEITVPIRGFDKQIHITVSKPTGFITTQTDIDLN from the coding sequence ATGAAACGCTTAACTCTTTTAGCCTCTTCCCTCCTGCTCACATTAACATGCACGCAACTTGCAGCCCAGCCGGGTGCGGCCCAGCCGAATGCGGCCCAGCCGAATGCGGCCCAGCCGGGTGCAGCCCAGCAGAACGCGCCCCGTTACCACATTCGGCAGCATGATGCCATTCCGCTGCATGGCGAATGGTGGTTCCTGCTCGATCCGGCCGGGTTGGGGATGGCCAATGAATGGTACAAGGGCATTAATGCGCAGGAGAGCCGGCAGGATAAGGTGACGGTGCCGCATTGCTTTTCGACCGACCGCCGCTACGAGTTTTACTCGGGAATGGCCTGGTACCGCAAGAATTTTGCCTGGAAGAAAACGACCGGCAAACGCGTAATCCTGCATTTTGACGGAGCTTATTACCAAACCAATGTGTGGGTGAACGGCCAGAAAGTGGGCGAGCATGAGGGCGGCTACACGCCGTTCAGCTTCGATGTGACGGAGCAGCTGAAAGATGGCGATAACCTGCTCGTGGTGGCGGTGGATAATGATACCTGGAAAACGAACACGATCCCGGGCATTAAGGACACCGGCAATGTGAATGATGGATTTATTGGCTGGGTGAACTACGGCGGCATCATCCGCCCGGTTTACCTGACGATCGAACCGGAGGTGTATGCCGAAAACGTGAAGATCGAACCAATTCCCGATCTGGCGAAGGGTACGGCGGTGGTGAAAGCTAAAATCCGCGTGCGCAATGCCTCTGGCGCTGCGGCTACCCCGAAAATGGCGTTCGTCGTTTCGCAGGAGACCAAGCCTCTGCCTTTAAAATGGAAGACCAATGCAGCGAGCATTCCGGCAGGCCGGACTGCGATTCTGGAAGCGGAAGCGACGTTGACAGCCGCTCAGACGAAGCTTTGGGACCTCGATCAGCCCAATTTGTATGAATTAAAAACGATCGTGGGCACGGATACGCTCGCTTCGAATTTCGGCATCCGGGAAGTGAAAGTGAGTGGCACGCAGATCCTTTTGAATGGCAAACCCATTAAAGTCGGCGGCGGAAACCGGGTGATCGATTACCCCGGCCTGGGGTCGGTGGAGCCGGACTGGCTGATCGAAAAAGATTTCAAATTGATGAAAGAGGCCGGTATGGAATTTCAACGCCTCACGCATTACACACCTTCGGAATACTTCTACGACCTCGCCGACCGCTATGGGATGCTCATCATCACCGAGGCCGGTAACTGGCAGCTCACACCGAAGCAAATGGATAACGATTCGATGCGTACGAAGTTCCGATCGCAATTCCGCGAAATGGCCGAGCGCGACTGGAACCACCCGAGCGTGATCGCATACAGCGTCGGCAACGAATATCAGTCGACGACTGCTTCGGGCCAGCGCTGGACGAAGGACATGATCGCCTACGCCCGCGAGCTCGATCCCACACGCCTGTACACCTTCGCAACCATGCTGCTGAATCGGTTGCCCGCCAAACCGGAGGATGAGGCGAGCCAGTATGTCGATTTTGTATCAACCAATACCTACGGCGGCCATGCCAAATCCCTGGACCACATCAATAAGCTCTATCCCAACAAGCCGGTGTTCATCAGCGAATGGGGCACGCGGTCGGACGGCAAAGGCGGCGAAGCGGGACAAGCGCAGCATTTGAGTGATGTAATGGTGGAAATCCGTAAGCGACCGTTTGTGGTCGGCGCTTCCTGGTGGACTTATAACGATTACCGCAGCAAGCTGTTCGGCACGAATGTAAATGGCTTCCGGCCGTGGGGCATCGTGGGGCCTGAGCGTCAGGAGCGGCTTGCCTACCCCGTACACCAGAAGGAGTTTTCCCATGTGATTGTGGAAAAAGCCAGCTTCAAAACAGGCGACCAGGGAGTGCATCAACTGGTGCTGAAAGTGACTTCGCGGGGCGACTTCCCGGCGCGGCCTATCAAAAACTATACTATGAATGTGGGCGAAACCAGCATTGCATTACCCGAAATCAACCCCGGTGAAAGCAAGGAAATTACCGTTCCGATCCGCGGGTTCGACAAGCAAATCCACATCACCGTGAGCAAACCGACCGGTTTCATTACCACCCAAACTGACATTGACCTCAACTGA
- a CDS encoding sulfite exporter TauE/SafE family protein: protein MKEAADFTPSTENNEKTWESLQVAYIASGDPEEDRRLAALAREQGKAVFLRDLPEESDAIFQNAPPVPENGQPIVRASRNNPKTPLTWETIQQKLWAATIRKRSRTEIAVNIFSAIALMIVGHLLFTFFTYDRLTLLWNELEMSESFFYYVLGGFVAQMIDGALGMAYGVTASTFLLTVGVPPSAVSASVHTSEIFTSGVSGYMHLKFGNVNSKLFKKILFPGVLGAIVGAYALSSLEKYIYIIKPLVAIYTLVLGILIIQKALKKRVEKRPIKKIGWLAMAGGTLDSIGGGGWGPIVTSTLIARGRHPKYTIGSVNLAEFFVSLASSVTFISIIGFSHWQVVLGLILGGMVSAPIAATLSRRLPIKTMMIMVGTIVIIVSLRIIYMVLSGL from the coding sequence TTGAAGGAAGCGGCGGATTTTACACCCTCAACTGAAAACAACGAAAAGACCTGGGAATCGCTACAAGTGGCTTATATCGCAAGTGGTGATCCTGAGGAAGATCGGCGTTTGGCTGCGCTCGCGCGGGAGCAGGGAAAGGCTGTTTTTTTGCGCGACCTGCCTGAGGAATCGGATGCCATTTTTCAGAATGCGCCCCCGGTACCCGAAAACGGGCAGCCAATCGTTCGCGCTTCCAGAAATAATCCAAAAACGCCGCTCACCTGGGAGACCATCCAGCAGAAACTCTGGGCGGCCACCATCCGCAAGCGCAGCCGCACCGAAATTGCGGTTAATATCTTCTCGGCGATCGCATTGATGATCGTCGGACACCTGCTTTTCACCTTTTTCACCTACGACCGCCTCACGCTCCTCTGGAACGAACTGGAAATGAGTGAAAGCTTCTTTTATTATGTTTTGGGCGGTTTCGTGGCGCAGATGATCGATGGTGCGCTGGGAATGGCTTACGGCGTTACGGCTTCCACATTCCTGCTCACGGTGGGCGTGCCGCCGTCGGCTGTGAGTGCGAGCGTGCACACTTCGGAGATCTTTACGAGCGGGGTGTCGGGCTACATGCACCTCAAATTCGGGAATGTGAACAGTAAGTTGTTCAAAAAGATCCTCTTCCCGGGCGTGCTCGGCGCGATTGTGGGCGCTTATGCGCTGTCGTCCCTCGAAAAATACATTTACATTATAAAGCCGTTAGTGGCAATTTATACGCTGGTACTGGGAATCCTTATCATCCAGAAAGCGTTAAAGAAACGAGTTGAAAAACGGCCGATCAAGAAAATCGGCTGGCTGGCGATGGCAGGCGGTACGCTGGATTCCATCGGTGGAGGCGGCTGGGGCCCGATCGTCACGTCGACGCTCATCGCCCGCGGACGGCACCCCAAATACACGATCGGCTCTGTGAACCTCGCGGAGTTTTTTGTGTCGCTGGCAAGCTCGGTTACCTTCATCAGCATTATCGGATTTTCGCACTGGCAGGTAGTGCTCGGCCTGATCCTCGGTGGCATGGTGTCCGCACCGATCGCCGCCACGCTATCCCGCCGCCTGCCGATCAAAACCATGATGATCATGGTCGGAACGATCGTCATCATCGTGAGTCTAAGGATTATTTATATGGTTTTAAGTGGGCTGTAA
- a CDS encoding phosphoadenylyl-sulfate reductase — MNETLASLNAAIEGKSEIESLAILADLFPGEVVFSTSLGYEDQAITDLILKNNINIGIFTLDTGRLFAETYMTLQKTNNRYDTKIKVYYPQTDAVENLVSTKGPLSFYESIENRKECCFIRKVEPLNRALKGAKIWVTGIRAEQSGNRHDMPRLEWDEAHQLFKFHPILHWSFEEVKQYVKSNGIPYNPLHDKGFVSIGCAPCTRAIQEGEDFRAGRWWWEDESKKECGLHAK; from the coding sequence ATGAACGAAACATTAGCATCTTTAAACGCTGCCATCGAGGGCAAAAGTGAGATTGAATCGCTGGCGATACTGGCGGATCTTTTTCCCGGTGAAGTCGTTTTTTCTACCAGTCTGGGTTATGAAGACCAGGCTATTACCGACCTCATTTTAAAGAATAACATCAACATCGGGATCTTTACATTGGATACCGGACGGCTTTTTGCGGAAACTTACATGACCCTGCAAAAGACCAATAACCGCTACGACACCAAAATTAAGGTGTACTACCCGCAAACCGACGCGGTAGAGAACCTGGTGAGCACCAAAGGCCCGCTGAGTTTCTACGAATCCATCGAAAACCGGAAAGAATGCTGCTTCATCCGCAAGGTAGAGCCGCTGAACCGCGCATTGAAAGGCGCAAAAATCTGGGTGACGGGTATCCGGGCAGAACAGTCGGGGAACCGTCATGATATGCCGAGACTCGAATGGGACGAGGCACACCAGCTTTTTAAATTCCACCCGATTTTGCATTGGTCTTTCGAAGAAGTAAAACAATACGTGAAATCAAACGGCATTCCCTACAACCCATTGCACGACAAAGGCTTCGTAAGCATCGGCTGCGCCCCTTGTACCCGCGCAATCCAGGAAGGCGAAGATTTCCGCGCCGGAAGATGGTGGTGGGAAGACGAGTCGAAGAAGGAATGCGGGTTGCATGCGAAATAG
- the cysD gene encoding sulfate adenylyltransferase subunit CysD — MSISVNEASEIQREISERSAPDYLDQLEAEAIYIMREVAGQFERPALLFSGGKDSITLVHLAKKAFAPGKIPFPLVHVDTGHNFIEAIEYRDQLAEEINAKLIVRYVEDTIKAKGLKEQTGKNASRNWLQTFTLLDTIEEFEFDACIGGARRDEEKARAKERIFSFRDEFGQWDPKRQRPELWNLFNGRIQKGENVRVFPISNWTELDVWAYLKREGIALPSIYFAHERELILRDGKLLNNTPVIEPDPEDQIVTRQVRFRTVGDMTCTAAVESAAATLDEVIAEITISRISERGETRIDDQQTEAAMEDRKKGGYF; from the coding sequence ATGTCAATTTCAGTGAACGAGGCCTCCGAGATCCAACGGGAGATTAGTGAACGCAGCGCTCCGGATTATCTGGACCAGCTGGAAGCAGAGGCCATTTACATTATGCGTGAAGTAGCCGGCCAGTTTGAGCGCCCTGCCCTGTTGTTTTCAGGAGGTAAGGATTCGATCACATTGGTTCATTTGGCGAAAAAAGCATTCGCACCCGGCAAAATCCCCTTCCCGCTGGTGCACGTCGATACCGGTCATAACTTCATCGAAGCGATCGAGTACCGCGACCAACTGGCCGAAGAAATCAATGCGAAACTGATCGTTCGCTACGTGGAAGATACCATTAAAGCGAAAGGATTGAAGGAGCAAACCGGCAAGAATGCAAGCCGCAACTGGCTACAAACCTTCACGTTGCTGGATACCATCGAAGAATTTGAATTTGACGCATGTATTGGCGGCGCACGCCGTGACGAGGAAAAAGCACGCGCGAAAGAGCGCATCTTCTCCTTCCGCGACGAGTTTGGTCAATGGGACCCGAAACGTCAGCGCCCCGAGCTCTGGAATTTGTTCAACGGCCGCATTCAGAAAGGGGAAAACGTACGCGTGTTCCCAATCTCGAACTGGACCGAGCTGGATGTGTGGGCTTACCTGAAAAGAGAAGGTATTGCATTGCCTTCGATCTACTTCGCGCACGAACGCGAACTGATCCTCCGCGACGGCAAGCTGCTGAATAATACGCCGGTAATCGAACCCGATCCGGAAGACCAGATCGTAACCCGCCAGGTACGTTTCCGCACCGTAGGCGATATGACCTGCACCGCAGCCGTGGAATCCGCAGCAGCCACCCTGGACGAAGTTATCGCTGAAATCACCATTTCAAGAATCAGCGAACGCGGCGAAACCCGCATCGACGATCAGCAAACGGAGGCAGCGATGGAGGATCGCAAAAAAGGAGGTTATTTCTGA
- a CDS encoding FAD-dependent oxidoreductase has translation MIIGESTHKREPKTIALAADLVIVGGGLTGTCAAVTAARAGLKVLLVQDRPVLGGNCSSEVRLWILGATSHMGNNNRWAREGGVIDEIMLENAYRNPDGNPLIFDTVLLEKVTQEANITLLLNTAVYDLDKAQNGDKIEAVHAFCSQNSTKYTLTAPLFCDASGDGIVGFLAGAAFRMGAESAEEFGEKFAPDKAYGELLGHSMYFYSKDIGRPVKFVPPAFALKDITHIPRYKTFNPKDFGCRLWWLEYGGRLDTVHDTEKIKWELWKVVYGAWNYIKNSGEFPEAENMTLEWVGTIPGKRESRRFEGDYLLRQQDVVEQTVFPDTVAFGGWSLDLHPADGVYSDQAGCNQWHSKGVYSIPYRCFYSKNIENLFIAGRIISATHVAFASTRVMATSATGGQAVAMAAAVAHKHGCTPREVGEKHLEELQLELWRSGQYLPQTAVSDPDNLVNNAQIQASSTLELKELTGSDQWKPIQHSVAQMLPVRGNMPSVTVWVEAAQDTELVVELRKSSKPFNHTPDVILETKSYRLITGKHELVLDWDSHFAEECYTFVSFLKNADVKIQYSEQRVTGLVTVFNATNPAVSNYGKQEPTEDLGVDTFEFWCPQRRPAGLNLAFTLSEPIRLFGTENLQNGWHRPIASPNAWVAAPDDRHPEIDIQWNENQLVSKIELVFDTDFDHPMENVIYVHPETVMPFCAQNVEVIDDAGKVIGTIADNHLTKRTITLAAPVSTRSLKIRLQNSHAHVPVSLMEVRAY, from the coding sequence ATGATAATCGGAGAATCGACACACAAAAGAGAACCTAAAACCATTGCGCTTGCGGCGGACCTGGTAATTGTAGGAGGCGGACTGACAGGCACCTGCGCGGCCGTTACCGCAGCCCGTGCGGGGCTGAAAGTGCTGCTTGTGCAGGACCGGCCCGTGCTGGGCGGGAACTGTTCGAGCGAAGTGCGGCTATGGATACTGGGCGCGACCTCGCATATGGGCAACAATAACCGCTGGGCGCGCGAAGGCGGCGTGATCGACGAGATCATGCTCGAAAACGCATACCGCAACCCGGACGGCAACCCGCTCATTTTCGACACGGTGCTGCTTGAAAAAGTGACGCAGGAAGCAAACATCACGCTGCTGCTGAACACGGCGGTTTACGATTTGGACAAGGCACAAAACGGCGACAAGATCGAGGCCGTACACGCATTTTGCAGCCAGAACAGCACCAAATACACGCTGACGGCACCGCTGTTTTGCGACGCTTCGGGCGATGGTATCGTCGGGTTTCTCGCAGGAGCTGCGTTCCGAATGGGCGCGGAGTCGGCGGAAGAATTTGGAGAGAAATTCGCGCCGGACAAGGCCTATGGCGAGCTGCTGGGGCATTCTATGTATTTCTATTCCAAAGATATAGGCAGGCCGGTAAAGTTTGTACCGCCTGCATTCGCTTTGAAGGACATCACGCATATTCCCCGCTATAAAACGTTCAATCCTAAAGACTTCGGCTGCCGGCTCTGGTGGCTGGAATACGGTGGCAGGCTGGACACGGTGCACGACACTGAAAAGATCAAATGGGAACTTTGGAAGGTCGTTTACGGCGCCTGGAACTACATTAAGAATTCGGGCGAATTTCCCGAGGCCGAGAACATGACGCTCGAATGGGTGGGAACCATTCCCGGCAAGCGCGAAAGTCGCCGGTTTGAAGGCGATTATCTGCTCAGACAGCAGGATGTGGTGGAGCAAACCGTATTCCCCGACACCGTTGCATTCGGTGGTTGGAGCCTCGACCTCCACCCTGCCGACGGCGTTTACAGTGATCAGGCAGGTTGCAACCAGTGGCATAGCAAAGGCGTTTATAGCATTCCATACCGCTGTTTTTACAGCAAAAACATTGAAAACCTCTTTATCGCGGGCCGCATTATCAGCGCCACGCACGTCGCATTTGCCTCCACGCGCGTGATGGCCACGAGCGCGACGGGCGGCCAGGCGGTCGCGATGGCAGCGGCAGTAGCGCACAAGCATGGCTGCACCCCGAGGGAAGTGGGCGAAAAGCATTTGGAAGAATTGCAGCTGGAACTCTGGCGTTCCGGCCAGTATCTGCCACAAACTGCCGTTTCCGACCCGGATAACCTCGTTAACAATGCGCAAATACAGGCTTCGTCCACATTAGAATTGAAAGAACTTACCGGCTCCGACCAATGGAAGCCGATCCAGCATTCGGTGGCACAAATGCTGCCGGTGCGGGGCAATATGCCTTCGGTGACCGTTTGGGTAGAAGCGGCGCAGGATACCGAGCTGGTGGTGGAGTTGCGTAAAAGCAGCAAGCCGTTCAACCATACGCCGGATGTGATTTTGGAAACTAAAAGCTACCGTCTGATCACTGGAAAGCACGAACTCGTGCTGGATTGGGACAGCCATTTTGCCGAAGAATGCTATACCTTCGTGAGCTTTCTCAAAAACGCAGACGTTAAAATCCAGTACAGCGAGCAGCGCGTTACCGGTTTGGTAACGGTTTTCAATGCGACGAATCCTGCCGTTTCCAACTACGGAAAGCAGGAACCGACGGAAGATCTGGGCGTGGACACGTTCGAATTCTGGTGCCCGCAGCGCCGTCCGGCCGGTTTGAACCTGGCATTCACATTAAGCGAGCCCATCCGTCTTTTTGGAACAGAAAACCTCCAAAACGGCTGGCACCGGCCCATCGCCTCGCCAAATGCCTGGGTAGCGGCGCCGGACGACCGTCATCCCGAGATCGACATTCAATGGAATGAAAATCAACTCGTTTCGAAAATCGAGCTGGTGTTCGATACGGATTTCGACCATCCGATGGAGAATGTGATTTACGTACATCCCGAAACCGTGATGCCGTTTTGTGCGCAGAATGTGGAGGTGATCGATGACGCCGGGAAGGTAATCGGCACAATTGCGGACAATCACCTTACCAAAAGAACCATCACGCTGGCTGCGCCGGTAAGCACACGTTCGCTGAAAATCAGGCTGCAAAACAGCCATGCACACGTGCCGGTGTCGCTTATGGAAGTCCGCGCGTATTAA
- a CDS encoding DUF3368 domain-containing protein, which produces MEILRSIYKRIFITKEVAGEFGGELPEWIEVKEIENKTLQSLFEEILDLGEASALTLAFETQGCTVILDDLKARKTAAKMNIKVTGTIGVIVKAKTENKIPSAKAVFEKILETDFRISDRILKQAIHLAGEQP; this is translated from the coding sequence TTGGAAATTCTGAGAAGCATTTACAAGCGAATTTTTATCACGAAAGAAGTTGCGGGAGAATTTGGCGGCGAACTGCCTGAGTGGATCGAAGTCAAAGAAATTGAAAACAAAACCCTGCAATCGCTGTTTGAAGAAATACTGGATCTCGGAGAAGCATCTGCATTAACCCTTGCGTTTGAAACGCAGGGCTGCACAGTGATCCTCGACGATCTGAAGGCCCGGAAAACAGCGGCGAAAATGAATATAAAAGTGACCGGTACGATCGGGGTGATTGTGAAAGCCAAAACGGAAAACAAGATACCCTCGGCCAAAGCGGTTTTTGAAAAAATACTGGAAACTGATTTTCGGATCAGCGACCGCATATTAAAACAGGCTATCCATTTGGCCGGAGAACAACCATGA